One Cytophagia bacterium CHB2 genomic window carries:
- a CDS encoding ABC transporter ATP-binding protein has product MHIIWRYIRPLRWWVVLSLVLAGVAQILTLVDPLIFGMIVDEYVLNPDNKPDEVLVRGAVWWLFVAAAVALAARLAKAFQDYALALVVQKFGMQIFNDGLRQTLRLSFQEFEDRSSGEAVAMLQKVRTDTERFINAFVNILFSSLVGISFLLWYGITKHWLLIPVFVVGVLVLGGLTGLLSQKMKAVQRMIVRETAKMSGSITESLRNIELVKSLGLTYPEIRRLQLYTKKIFDLEMDKVKRVRSLSFLQGTLINLLKQSILFILLWLIFRKTLTAGELISMQFILNTIFVPLQDLGKIILNYREAEASMQTFDELMKKPVETRPEAPVDIGELESLRFDDVVFKHRPATENAIDHLSFQVRLGDTVAFIGPSGSGKSTLVKLLVGLYTPISGTIYIDGVPVKELRYNPIRRQIGFVTQDPQLFSGTIRENLLFVKPEATDEEMHEALERASATTLLERSGKGLETRLGESGLRVSGGERQRLSIARALLRHPRLFIFDEATSALDSITEQEITSAIREVSGRKEHMVILIAHRLSTVMHADTVHVLEKGRIIESGTHEALLEKKGLYYAMWRQQIGERDARLIRSVEEIVIDEPEAEAALA; this is encoded by the coding sequence ATGCATATCATATGGAGGTACATTCGCCCATTACGCTGGTGGGTTGTGCTGTCCTTGGTGCTGGCCGGTGTGGCTCAGATCTTGACTCTGGTCGATCCTCTGATTTTCGGAATGATCGTCGATGAATATGTTCTCAATCCGGACAACAAACCCGACGAGGTGCTGGTGCGGGGCGCGGTGTGGTGGTTGTTTGTAGCTGCAGCAGTCGCCCTGGCAGCCCGGCTCGCCAAAGCGTTCCAGGATTATGCCCTGGCGTTGGTGGTGCAAAAGTTTGGGATGCAGATTTTCAACGATGGTTTGCGGCAGACGCTGCGCCTCTCATTTCAGGAGTTCGAGGATCGCAGCAGCGGCGAGGCCGTGGCCATGCTGCAAAAGGTTCGTACCGACACTGAGCGCTTCATCAATGCGTTCGTCAACATTCTGTTCTCTTCGCTCGTGGGCATAAGTTTTCTGCTGTGGTATGGCATCACCAAGCACTGGCTGCTGATTCCTGTTTTCGTGGTCGGCGTTTTGGTGCTGGGCGGATTGACCGGATTACTCAGCCAAAAGATGAAGGCCGTGCAGCGCATGATCGTTCGCGAGACCGCCAAGATGTCCGGCTCCATCACCGAATCTCTGCGCAACATCGAACTGGTCAAGAGCCTGGGACTGACCTACCCGGAAATCCGGCGGCTGCAGTTGTATACCAAGAAGATTTTCGATCTGGAAATGGACAAGGTGAAGCGAGTGCGTTCGCTGTCATTTCTGCAAGGCACACTGATCAATCTGCTCAAACAGTCCATCCTTTTCATTCTGTTGTGGCTGATTTTTCGCAAAACGCTCACCGCCGGCGAGCTTATTTCAATGCAGTTCATTCTCAATACGATTTTCGTGCCGTTGCAGGATCTGGGCAAGATCATTCTGAATTACCGTGAGGCCGAGGCTTCCATGCAGACGTTCGACGAGTTGATGAAGAAGCCCGTGGAAACCCGGCCGGAGGCGCCGGTGGACATCGGCGAGCTGGAGAGCTTGCGGTTTGATGACGTGGTTTTTAAACACCGCCCCGCAACAGAAAATGCCATCGATCATCTCTCCTTTCAGGTCCGGTTGGGGGATACCGTCGCGTTTATCGGGCCTTCAGGGTCGGGAAAGTCCACGCTGGTCAAATTGCTCGTCGGACTTTATACGCCCATTAGCGGCACGATTTATATTGACGGCGTTCCCGTGAAAGAGCTGCGTTATAATCCGATCCGCCGGCAGATTGGTTTTGTGACGCAGGACCCGCAACTTTTTTCGGGCACGATTCGAGAGAACCTTCTGTTCGTCAAGCCCGAGGCCACGGACGAAGAGATGCACGAGGCGCTGGAACGGGCTTCTGCCACAACGTTGCTGGAACGCTCCGGCAAAGGCCTGGAAACGCGTTTGGGAGAGAGTGGGCTGCGCGTGTCAGGCGGAGAACGCCAGCGCCTATCGATTGCCCGCGCGCTGTTGCGCCATCCGCGACTGTTCATTTTCGACGAAGCAACTTCCGCGCTCGATTCGATCACCGAACAGGAGATCACCTCGGCGATTCGCGAGGTCTCGGGCCGCAAAGAACACATGGTCATTTTGATCGCGCACCGGCTGAGCACCGTCATGCACGCGGATACGGTTCATGTTTTGGAGAAAGGAAGGATCATCGAGTCCGGCACGCATGAGGCGCTGCTCGAAAAGAAAGGGCTGTACTATGCCATGTGGCGGCAGCAGATCGGTGAACGGGATGCGCGCCTCATCCGTTCGGTTGAGGAGATTGTTATTGATGAACCCGAGGCCGAGGCTGCGCTGGCGTGA
- a CDS encoding restriction endonuclease: protein MDYSDRVAKAVRYFWKVRTQQHERQGVTTGKKDAGNRSAVTGGKHLDGFIKLFTELLSEAGLPDTTIHTTATTLPGYFRPTKNWDIVVVADGMLLASIEFKAHIGPSFGNNFNNRIEEALGNSTDLLTAYREGKFKPSQRPWLGWLILLEETPKSTTPVRVDEPHFEVFEEFKKTSYVRRYELFCERLMRERLYDGTCLILSDKTGGLKGKFREPNPEFSFATFATSLTAHAMAYARLRKK from the coding sequence ATGGATTACAGTGATCGCGTTGCGAAGGCTGTTCGATACTTCTGGAAGGTACGAACCCAACAGCACGAAAGACAGGGGGTAACTACTGGTAAGAAGGATGCAGGAAACCGGAGCGCCGTAACCGGCGGGAAACACCTCGACGGTTTCATAAAGCTATTTACGGAACTTCTGTCCGAGGCTGGATTACCCGACACCACGATACATACGACTGCAACGACTCTCCCTGGTTATTTCAGACCGACCAAAAATTGGGATATAGTTGTTGTCGCTGACGGTATGCTCTTAGCGTCAATCGAGTTCAAGGCTCATATTGGTCCGTCGTTTGGTAACAACTTCAATAACCGTATTGAGGAGGCCTTGGGTAATTCTACCGATCTCCTTACCGCGTACCGCGAAGGCAAGTTCAAGCCATCACAACGGCCATGGCTCGGCTGGTTAATATTGCTGGAGGAAACTCCGAAGTCAACAACGCCGGTTCGCGTAGACGAGCCGCATTTCGAGGTTTTCGAGGAATTCAAAAAGACGTCGTACGTGAGGCGTTACGAACTTTTTTGTGAGCGTCTAATGAGAGAGCGGTTGTACGATGGAACCTGCCTCATTCTGTCCGACAAAACTGGAGGACTGAAAGGCAAATTCCGAGAACCTAATCCCGAATTCAGCTTTGCCACGTTTGCGACCTCATTAACCGCACACGCAATGGCCTATGCCAGGTTGCGCAAGAAATAA
- a CDS encoding class I SAM-dependent methyltransferase — protein sequence MQQEEITALFDQQASSYDQQWSKMAPINDALHLLTSTVLSELPPKAKILCVGAGTGAEILYLAQKFPQWHFTAVEPSTAMLEVFKRRAEEHGISSRCVFHPGYLDSLPSNQSFDAATAFLVSQFILARDVRSKFFQSIAERLFPESVLVSSDLAGDLAATDCRDLLGLWFRVMAGSGIPPEGIERMREAYSRDVAVLPPQDVRDIITLGGFDSPVLFFQAGMIHAWYAKRSPSHADKDGAGSLAIPSV from the coding sequence ATGCAGCAAGAAGAAATCACTGCACTATTTGATCAACAGGCATCATCGTATGACCAGCAATGGAGCAAAATGGCTCCAATCAACGATGCTTTGCACTTGCTCACGAGTACCGTGCTTTCGGAACTTCCTCCGAAGGCGAAGATCCTTTGCGTTGGGGCAGGAACAGGCGCCGAGATCCTCTATCTGGCCCAGAAATTTCCTCAATGGCACTTTACGGCCGTGGAGCCGTCTACGGCGATGCTAGAGGTCTTCAAGCGCCGCGCGGAGGAACATGGAATTTCGTCACGATGTGTCTTCCATCCGGGTTATCTCGACTCTCTTCCATCGAATCAATCGTTCGATGCCGCCACTGCCTTTCTAGTCTCGCAATTCATACTGGCGCGCGATGTTCGATCAAAATTCTTCCAAAGCATTGCCGAACGACTTTTTCCAGAGAGTGTCTTAGTTAGTTCCGACTTGGCTGGCGACTTGGCCGCGACAGACTGCCGGGACCTTCTTGGCCTTTGGTTTCGGGTGATGGCAGGCAGCGGCATTCCCCCTGAGGGAATCGAGAGAATGCGCGAAGCATACAGTCGAGACGTGGCTGTTCTACCGCCCCAAGATGTCCGCGACATTATCACGCTCGGGGGCTTTGACTCACCGGTGCTTTTCTTCCAAGCCGGAATGATTCACGCGTGGTATGCAAAACGCTCACCGAGCCATGCCGATAAGGATGGTGCAGGCAGCCTGGCGATACCGAGTGTCTAA
- a CDS encoding DNA alkylation repair protein, whose translation MAMTLKETLAQLKALGNEKVRAHNKKYGAGDNQFGVKLGDLRKLAAKIKTNHQLALALWDTGNIDARLLAILLIKPQDLSRDEIDRLVRSGNFAQVADWLNSYVVKNHPDKETLRQAWMKDDDPWAARAGWSLTSERVAKSPEGLDLPTLLDRIESEMGNADPAAQWTMNACLAGIGIHFPKLRKRALAIGEKLGIYRDYPVSKGCTSPFAPIWINEMVRRQG comes from the coding sequence ATGGCCATGACTCTCAAAGAAACTCTCGCTCAGCTCAAGGCTCTCGGCAACGAGAAGGTCCGTGCGCATAACAAAAAGTACGGCGCCGGTGACAATCAGTTCGGCGTTAAGCTGGGCGACCTCCGCAAGCTTGCCGCAAAGATCAAAACTAACCATCAACTGGCCCTCGCTCTTTGGGACACCGGCAACATCGACGCCCGGCTCCTGGCAATCCTCCTGATCAAGCCCCAAGATCTGTCACGCGATGAGATCGATCGGCTGGTGCGGTCCGGCAACTTTGCGCAAGTCGCGGACTGGCTCAATTCCTATGTTGTCAAGAACCATCCTGATAAGGAAACTCTTCGACAGGCGTGGATGAAAGATGATGACCCGTGGGCCGCGCGCGCCGGATGGAGCCTGACCTCGGAACGAGTTGCGAAAAGTCCGGAGGGGCTTGATTTGCCCACGCTTTTGGATCGTATCGAGTCCGAGATGGGAAACGCGGATCCGGCAGCGCAATGGACGATGAATGCCTGCCTTGCCGGAATTGGCATTCACTTTCCCAAGCTTCGCAAGCGCGCCCTCGCGATCGGCGAAAAATTGGGAATCTATCGCGACTATCCGGTTTCCAAGGGTTGCACCTCACCTTTTGCCCCGATCTGGATCAACGAAATGGTGCGCCGGCAAGGTTGA
- a CDS encoding DUF262 domain-containing protein — protein MKHSYPTLEPLRFLLEMIHNRAMALPDFQRDFVWDPYATDELIESIISNYPAGTLLRIKNGQQLLFKPRAFEGAPELNGAKPAYLILDGQQRLTSLYQAFYGKGEHRYYLDLASLEKGKDLEDCAFYMKADEGERKYGTIELQAHSMVFPMERVFGGIGGFSGWQNQILRIRGADTSTILDLQERLTRLHNDWIKPIEEYDFPMVTLNEETSGPAVCMIFETLNRTGVKLSVYDLLTARFWPQDFNLRQKWEEALDEKPILEEFRIDPYYILQVIALLEPGADKDGKSRAPSIKRSAILEMKVEQARAGWNAAVNGLAEALSILRDDCGVLESGLLPYNTIVIPMGAVWATQKEVTGADVGASRVKILRWFWCSVFGQKYENAPNSQAEKDFAELQRWMKGGEPPESVSEFKLEVNLRQVKPRQRAVYRGVMALILQNGALDFHKRGKITSQLLADKRNPVDDHHIFPRTYLDKRAVSASLRDCIINRTFIDRITNRRLSKRAPSDYFTEIQTKQGEIETNETLRSHILPTGTQSPLLDDDFEKFLDWREQALLNIIRQKTKN, from the coding sequence ATGAAACACTCATACCCTACGCTTGAACCACTAAGATTCCTGCTCGAAATGATCCATAATCGAGCTATGGCTCTTCCAGATTTTCAAAGGGATTTTGTGTGGGATCCTTATGCCACCGACGAATTGATTGAATCCATTATCAGCAACTATCCCGCCGGCACGCTTCTGCGAATCAAGAATGGTCAACAACTACTTTTTAAGCCGCGCGCATTTGAAGGGGCACCTGAATTGAATGGAGCCAAACCTGCATATTTGATTTTGGACGGACAGCAACGACTAACCTCTTTGTACCAGGCATTTTACGGCAAAGGCGAACACCGCTACTATTTGGATCTGGCCAGTTTGGAGAAGGGTAAAGACTTGGAGGATTGTGCTTTCTACATGAAGGCCGATGAGGGGGAAAGGAAGTATGGCACAATTGAACTACAAGCCCACTCGATGGTTTTTCCCATGGAACGGGTGTTTGGCGGTATCGGTGGATTCAGTGGTTGGCAGAATCAAATATTGCGAATCCGAGGTGCGGACACTTCCACTATCCTTGATCTACAAGAGCGACTGACCCGGCTACACAATGATTGGATAAAACCCATAGAAGAGTACGATTTTCCTATGGTGACTCTCAATGAGGAAACATCTGGGCCGGCGGTTTGCATGATTTTCGAGACATTGAATCGAACTGGTGTCAAATTAAGCGTGTATGACTTGCTAACCGCTCGCTTCTGGCCACAAGACTTCAATTTACGGCAGAAGTGGGAGGAAGCCCTGGACGAAAAACCCATACTTGAAGAGTTCAGAATTGATCCGTATTATATTTTGCAGGTCATCGCCTTGCTTGAGCCCGGAGCAGACAAAGACGGGAAAAGTCGCGCTCCATCAATCAAACGAAGTGCTATCCTGGAGATGAAGGTTGAACAAGCAAGAGCGGGCTGGAATGCAGCGGTAAATGGATTGGCCGAAGCTCTGTCCATCCTGCGAGATGATTGTGGCGTACTCGAATCCGGCCTACTTCCGTACAACACAATAGTGATTCCAATGGGAGCAGTATGGGCAACCCAAAAGGAGGTCACTGGAGCAGATGTTGGTGCTAGTCGTGTCAAGATTCTGCGTTGGTTCTGGTGCTCAGTCTTTGGTCAGAAGTATGAAAACGCACCGAACAGTCAAGCCGAAAAGGATTTTGCTGAGCTGCAACGTTGGATGAAGGGTGGGGAACCACCAGAGTCCGTCAGCGAGTTCAAGCTTGAGGTGAACTTACGGCAGGTCAAGCCTCGCCAGCGGGCAGTCTATCGAGGCGTCATGGCACTAATCCTTCAAAATGGTGCATTGGACTTTCACAAGCGCGGAAAGATCACTTCGCAGTTGCTTGCAGATAAGAGGAATCCGGTTGACGATCATCACATATTTCCACGCACATACCTCGACAAGAGGGCAGTTTCCGCCTCATTGCGTGACTGTATCATCAATCGTACATTCATTGATCGTATCACGAATCGTCGGCTTAGCAAGCGCGCGCCGTCAGATTACTTCACCGAGATTCAAACCAAGCAAGGCGAAATCGAAACAAATGAAACACTCAGATCTCATATTCTGCCAACAGGCACTCAATCTCCTTTGCTTGATGATGATTTTGAGAAATTTCTCGATTGGCGCGAACAAGCATTATTGAACATCATCCGACAAAAGACAAAAAACTAG
- a CDS encoding ROK family protein: protein MKTIIGLDVGGTKTAVVEGTAEANILQRYEFLTEAHRPFAEIFPRLAELIDQTIANALASDRRPVALSVSIGGPLRIHEGLLLNPTHLPGWHGVHLRKVLSEQYPQLPVFIEHDGNAGALAEFHFGAGRGRTNLRDLVFLTFGTGIGAGLIINGQIVHGASDTAGEIGHLRLAPTGPLLYGKAGSWEGFSSGKGLVKLAAQMFPQRWSDETPIRDLVNAMLADDEEAMRVATEAGAWLGRGLAILVDTLNPQIIVLGSLAVALGERVLEPARRTLREEALPQAVEACEILPAALGSNIGDVAALMAALTSPKRSTLFSENG from the coding sequence ATGAAAACAATCATTGGTCTCGATGTTGGCGGCACAAAAACCGCTGTGGTCGAAGGAACAGCCGAAGCGAATATTTTGCAGCGTTATGAATTTCTCACGGAAGCGCATCGTCCTTTCGCTGAAATTTTTCCTCGCCTCGCCGAGTTGATCGATCAAACGATCGCCAACGCCCTTGCCTCGGACCGGCGGCCGGTTGCGCTCAGCGTTTCCATCGGCGGACCGTTGCGCATCCACGAAGGCCTGTTGCTCAATCCCACGCATTTGCCCGGCTGGCATGGCGTTCATCTGCGAAAAGTCTTGTCTGAACAATATCCGCAGCTTCCGGTTTTCATCGAGCACGATGGCAATGCCGGCGCATTGGCGGAGTTCCATTTTGGCGCGGGGCGCGGCCGCACGAATCTGCGCGATTTGGTATTCTTGACGTTCGGAACCGGCATCGGCGCGGGCTTGATCATTAATGGTCAAATCGTGCACGGCGCAAGCGATACTGCCGGGGAAATCGGGCATCTGCGCCTGGCGCCAACCGGGCCGCTTCTGTACGGCAAAGCAGGCTCATGGGAGGGATTCTCTTCCGGCAAGGGGCTGGTGAAGCTGGCGGCACAAATGTTTCCCCAACGCTGGTCTGATGAAACGCCCATCCGCGATCTCGTAAATGCCATGCTGGCTGATGATGAAGAGGCGATGCGAGTCGCGACTGAGGCGGGCGCCTGGCTGGGACGCGGATTGGCAATTTTGGTTGACACGCTCAATCCCCAAATCATCGTTTTAGGCTCATTGGCGGTTGCGCTAGGTGAGAGAGTTTTGGAGCCGGCGCGCCGGACCTTGCGGGAAGAAGCGTTGCCGCAAGCGGTCGAGGCTTGTGAAATTCTGCCCGCGGCTCTAGGTTCGAATATAGGTGATGTGGCGGCATTGATGGCGGCGTTAACTTCTCCAAAAAGATCTACACTGTTTTCAGAAAATGGGTAA
- a CDS encoding DUF1801 domain-containing protein, with translation MHPDTVRYNKSLAPADRKICDLLAETIDQILPEAENKIWHAHPVWFLEGNPVVGYSKLKSCVRLLFWSGQSFEEKELQKEGSFKAAVARYTAANQIELKALKRWLKKARDIQWDYKNIVRRKGKLERLK, from the coding sequence ATGCACCCCGACACCGTTCGATACAACAAGTCGCTGGCGCCGGCGGATCGAAAGATTTGCGATCTGCTTGCCGAAACCATCGATCAAATTCTGCCAGAGGCGGAAAATAAAATATGGCACGCGCATCCCGTTTGGTTTCTGGAGGGAAATCCTGTTGTTGGTTATAGCAAGCTGAAATCGTGCGTGCGCCTGCTCTTTTGGAGCGGCCAGTCTTTTGAAGAGAAAGAATTGCAGAAGGAAGGCAGTTTCAAAGCCGCGGTAGCGCGCTACACCGCCGCGAATCAAATCGAGCTTAAGGCGCTCAAGCGTTGGCTCAAAAAGGCTCGAGACATTCAGTGGGACTATAAGAACATCGTGCGCCGGAAAGGCAAACTTGAGCGGTTGAAATGA
- a CDS encoding VOC family protein codes for MKRVTGIGGIFFKSKDPKALAEWYRAYLGINVEEWGGAAFRWASPDNPAGVGTTVWSPFKADTTYFEPSQAPFMINYRVADLHALLAALRSEGCNVVDKVDESEFGKFGWVIDPEGNKLELWQPPEGQ; via the coding sequence ATGAAACGAGTCACCGGCATTGGCGGCATCTTCTTCAAGTCGAAAGACCCAAAGGCTTTGGCCGAATGGTACCGCGCCTACTTGGGCATCAATGTTGAGGAATGGGGCGGCGCCGCGTTTCGCTGGGCATCTCCCGACAACCCGGCCGGCGTCGGAACAACTGTGTGGAGTCCGTTCAAGGCCGACACGACTTACTTTGAGCCGAGTCAAGCGCCTTTCATGATCAACTATCGGGTCGCCGATCTGCATGCGTTGCTTGCGGCTCTGCGCAGCGAAGGTTGTAACGTCGTGGATAAGGTCGATGAGTCGGAGTTCGGTAAGTTCGGCTGGGTCATTGACCCGGAGGGCAACAAGCTCGAGCTTTGGCAACCACCAGAAGGCCAGTGA
- a CDS encoding DUF4256 domain-containing protein produces the protein MPKAKDLNVKQREELLSALHARFEKNMGRHKGLEWAKVKARLEANPEQLWPLNEMERTGGEPDVVGYDKKTGEYTFYDCSAESPSGRRSVCYDREALESRKEHKPKDSAIGMATAMGIELLTEEQYRELQKLGNFDLKTSSWVKTPANIRKLGGALFCDRRYGHVFVYHNGAESYYAARGFRGALRV, from the coding sequence ATGCCAAAAGCAAAAGACCTGAACGTAAAACAACGCGAAGAGCTCCTCAGCGCATTGCATGCCCGCTTTGAGAAAAACATGGGCCGCCATAAAGGTCTGGAATGGGCTAAAGTAAAAGCAAGGCTGGAAGCGAATCCTGAACAATTGTGGCCGCTCAATGAAATGGAAAGAACCGGCGGCGAACCGGATGTTGTCGGGTATGATAAAAAGACGGGCGAATACACTTTTTATGATTGTTCCGCGGAAAGTCCCAGTGGCCGCAGAAGTGTTTGTTACGATCGCGAGGCGCTGGAGTCCAGGAAAGAACATAAACCAAAAGACAGCGCGATTGGCATGGCGACTGCCATGGGCATCGAGCTTTTAACCGAAGAGCAATATCGGGAGCTGCAGAAACTTGGCAACTTCGATTTGAAAACCTCGAGCTGGGTGAAAACGCCTGCTAATATTCGAAAACTCGGCGGCGCGCTCTTTTGTGATCGCCGTTACGGCCATGTTTTCGTGTATCACAACGGTGCGGAATCGTACTATGCCGCCCGGGGGTTCCGCGGCGCGCTCAGAGTCTAA